The sequence CTCTCTGGAGAATGAGGGaagaccttagaggtttataaaatgaagggcatggagagggtgaatggccaaggtattttccccagggtaggggagtccaaagctagagggcattggtttagtatgagaggggaagatttaaaagggacctgaggggcaactttttccacacagagggtggtgcgggtatggaaCGAGATGCCAAAGGAAGGGATAGAGGCTGTGGCACAATGATAACATCTGAAAGAAATAGggacaggtatgtgaataggaaggatttagatggacatgctggcaaatggtactagattagttCAGGaaatctggtgggcatggatgagtcaggctgaagggtctgtttctctgacccTGTAAATGCCCACATCGCAGCACAAATACTTTAAAAAAACTACCCTCTCAACACAGAGTGTCAATGCATTCCGAGAGACAGGCAGGCAAGAGTTAAATCTCCTGGGTTAGTCAAAGATCCTATCTGTATGATTTTATATTCAAATCTGAATTAGACAGATTTCTATGCAGGAGGGGGCACAGGTTAAGGGTGATGGACTGAAAGATCAAAACCAGATCGAACTAGGTAGAActggctcgaggggccgaatggtctaccgTGTGCCCAGGTCAGCTAGGCCGGAGGTCTGTCTGGGCACAGGGACTAACCTCCCCGCCTACCCCCAAGGGTAACCAGGAAGCCCACGGACCCCAGCTCTGGACGAGTGCTCCCCCTTGCGCACACTGCCACCCCGCCCCTCTCACTTACTTGGGCAGGACGAGTTGGCGCTTGACGGTCTCAAGGCTTTGCGCCCACTCGTCGACCAGCGAGGCGGTGATGATGTCTGTGAGGGCAGACAGGGGCACCTTCTTGTCGAAGGGCGCCACGATGTACATGCTGAGGGTCTCGCCGTGGTAGGGCAGCTCGATCACGTCGTAGTCCACGCCGCTGGGGGTCACAAACtcgcctgtggagagaaagcaacgCCATTGGTGACCAGGCCCAATGTGACAAGCTGAGTCTGGTAAACTTGGTCGGCACAGACAAgacggaccgaagggtctctttccttACTTGGACAACTCTCAGACTAAAGGTATTGAGGGATTCCATTTCCTGGAGGATGGAGCATATTTGGAATTTCTTGCTCCCAAGAACTGGGGAGAGGGGTGtgtagagtccttgtgtataattGAAGGCTGCAACAAACTCTTGATCAAGGGGTACAGGAAaaggggcaggaaagtggacatgaggaatgttagATTAGCCTGGATCCTattggaggggccgaatggcctactcctgttccttaaGGTTTTGCCCATCGGTCCGGATCCTTCATGATATTATGAACATCTGTTATGGAACTGGAGCCTGGGAGCCCCAGCTTTCCAAGTCCGAGCAGAGAAACTGCATTGGCATGGCGCCTTTTCGTGCCCCAGGCGCGTTTCACAGCCCACTGAGTCAGCGGGGAGCGAAGGAAGGTGGGGATTAGGTAGCAGGCGGAGGTGTTCTAGCATGGATTCGATGGGCAGAATAGCTGGTGCTGCAGATGTGCCCAACCACGGCCTCCCCTCATGAACTGGTCTGGTTTCGTCTCTTTGTTGCCTCCCCCTATTCTGGAGTTAGCTGCGTTTGGGATGGGTCACCTCtgtgcccacccccccccccccccaaccacaccccccccctccccacaacccccCCATTGGCAGCACTGACGCTGGTGAATTCCCAGGAGAGTTAGACTACGAGGAAGAGGTGGATCTTCCTGAGTGACTGGTGAGGGACCAGGAGTTTCAGGGAGGGAATCTCAGGAGTCACGTATCCAGGCAGCTGAGAGGGGAACAACAGAGGGGGAAGGCAGACGCATGCACTCAGAGTGGAGGAAGTAGTTCACTCACTGGCATTTAGCTTGGCGCTCTGCGACATCATGGGCACTAGGATCTTAGTGCCATCCTCCTTGTAGAATACCCGCTGGTGGGTGGCCTCAATAGGGAATGGCAGCTTCCAGAGCCCCTTGAAGTAGACGGCGTTGATCAGAACCATGCGGGTCAGAACTGGGTCAAGCACATCTGGGCGGAGAAATTTGGGGATCATGCCTGGATTGGGGAAGGACCAAGACAACCAGAAATCCAGTTAGCAACACAATGCTAAAACCCAGATCACCTCCAGACTCACCCCCAAACCTGACAAGTTTGGTTTTGAAGTAATATTCTTTCCCAATATTACCCTCAGCACCATAAGCTCAAATTTTACCTTGGTACCTGAttactcccaggacagagacatcatggggttagataaagagtaaagctccctttacactgtccccctatcaaacactcagaacagagtcagcatgggtaaagctccctctacactgtcaccctatcaaacactcccaggtcagaGACATCACagaattagatacagagtaaagctcctctcCACACGaacctcccatcaaacactcccaggacatggacagcctggggttggatacagagtaaagctctctctacactgtcccccaaacactcccaggacaggaacagctgCCCAATCCCATCCCTCCGAGTTGGTGCTATATAGATGGAGCAGTACAGTTACTGGGAACCCACCTCTGGTTTGTATTTCCACCCATTTGTTGATGAGGTAGGTTGCCATGGCGGCATCCTGGAAGTAGATCTGTTTGGGCCAGCCGTTGAATGCCCGGCGATAATTTTTCAGGTAGGCATCTGGGAGCTGCATACTCCTCTGGATGAACACGCTGTTGGCCGAGTAGACAATGTCACGGTTGCTCTTGGCGGTCAGATCTTTCTGGAGATGTCTCAGGGCCAGTGGCACACCCTTGTCTGCCCAGAGAAAGAAGAAATCCAATTGAGCCCGGAGCTCCAGATGCCTGGGTCCTGCCCTGTCTCTTTAAAGATACCTGTTCCCTGGACAAACTTTTGTCCATCTGACCCAAAGACTCACCCTTCCATTCCAGTTTGATGCTCGCCTTGgcaacaacccccccccccccaccccccagccccaccatTCCCAACCCACCATCACTGCCTGGCAACCAGCTGGCATCTGGTTGTTATAGAGTGATGTCATAACAGGGTGCAACAAATTGAAGATCTCCATGTATCTCACCAAAGGGaggtccgagagagagagagagagaacaggtgaaaaatagagagaaagatatatagagagagaaagggacagagaaagaacgatatagagagaaagagacagagagagagaaagggaatctGGATGGAAGGGGGGCAAGGTCAAGAGAGATGGTGACCGTGAAGTTGGATCCGTGACGTTTGCAGATAGAGGCAGGCAAAGAGGTCCTTTGTGAGGGGTTGGCCAATGTCACAAGATTTTGCAGAAATGCAGCTCCACCTGGTGCACTGATGCCTCTCTCTGTCCGTAAAAATGTTCCCTCATCCCCAGCACTGACAGCGATTAACTCCCATCTTACAACGCCACCATCCCACAAGACATTGGTCTCTGACGAGGGGAGATTTCCCTTTCAAGCTTCCTTCGTGACTTCTAATGATGATTAACGAGCCTTATTGTCACCCGCCCTTGTCCCTGCTGCCTGTCTTAGCGAGGACATGGGCAGGGGAGAGCTCAGTAGGGGTGCTCGGACCTGACCATCATTTCTCAGGCCCAGTTTGATTCAGCAGTACTGAACTCCTGCCACCAGAGGCCCTCAGTTAGCTATGCAGACGCAAGATCTGTATTGGCACaaaacagcagtaggccattcagcccctcatgcctgcttcaccattcaattggATCGTGGAACATCTCaggtccactttcctgctaagaatctctctctctctgtcggcctCCAgttacacaaggactctgctcccacgGCTCTCTGTGTCAAGGAGTTCCAAAATCTCCgagagaagagattcctcctcatttcagacaCTCCCTTTATTCAGAGACGctgccctctggtccttgactCTCCCATGAAGGCGAAAcagcccctcagcactgacccttaaGAAActaatgtttcaatgaggtcacctctcatttttctaaactccagtcagtagagtcccaacctgtttagcctttctcATAAgactctccctccatcccagggatcatcctagtgaaccttcttcaAACCACCTCCAATGAAACAATACCTTTCTTTCAATAAGTCTGGACAAAGCATCTCAGTTTGATTGGCATATTAAAAGGAACACCACCTCAGTATCTCACACTTAGGCACTTTACTGccttttgaattccacattgcaTTCAGGAACTTAAGATCACGAACAGGTTCCTCTAATTTGGTTATACCCCTTCCCTCCATCTCCATGTCTCGTTTGATCTCAAGATAACTGACTCATTCCTGGTCTATTAACACCTATTGTACATCCATAGGATTCCTCTAACACCACTGCATTTTGCCCTTGGCTCCATCCATTCCAGTGGTTCCTCCCTTTGGTCAACAAAGTGTATGAAAAACAAATCACCTTTCCATCCCTTCAGTTCTGGAGAAGAGTCGTTAgctcggtttctctctccactgaaatgctgtcagacctgttgagtttctccagcagttttgtgtttttatttccagcatccacaacacTTGGCTTTTACACAAACTCAATCCTCCGGTGTGAtttctttcttcccccccccccccccgtacttacacccaaaatccccaCTCGCGGTCCCGGTCTTGTTTTTTTCATAGTTGTGCTTTCAGCCAGAGATACCCTCATTCTGTCAAAGCCTACCTACACCAGTTCAAAGCCTTGTCTTCTCACCTACAATCACCCTCCCTTTGTCTTCTGTTCTGCAGCATCTTTAATCTCCTTTTAACCTTTTTCTGTTCCTTTACCCCTCTTTAACACCATAACACCCAGAATGTTTTgggatactgcattcaattctcatctccctgctataggaaggatgttgtgaaacctgaaaaggttcagaaatgagTTACAAAGATAATGCTGGGGTTTTGCAGGGCTTGAGCTAtaaggaggggctgaataggccgggACTGATTTTCCCTGgtgcaccagaggctgaggggtgaccttatagaatcatgaggggcatggatagggtaaatactgAAGGTCTTCCTCCCACAAGataagggaatccaaaactagaggccgtACGGttaaagtaagaggggaaaaatttaaacgggacctaaagggtaactttttccatgcagagggtgctgcatgagctgccagaggaagtggtggaggctgctacaatgacaacatttaaaagacatgtgaatgggtacatgaataggaagggtttaagagggaaatgggccaagtgctagcaaatgggactaaattaagttaggatatctggtcagcatggacgggctggactgaagggtctgtttccatgctgtacaatgcATGACTCTTGAgtcataaaaaccaaaagaaatgcgcctgctgtaaatcagaaacaaaacagaggttgctggaaaagctcagcaggtctggcagcaccagtggagagaaatcagagggagtgttttgggtcgagtgaccctacCTCAGAACTCTAAGAGTCATGCTGGACTCGCACTCTTgatagatgttgccaaacctgctgagtttgtccagtgcAGACCTGGCTTTCTTGCAGTTGGCAAGGTTAGCAGTCAATCTCACTGCTGGTTTCCTTAATCTCTCACTCCGATCTCCCAACGCCCACATAACAAGGTGTGCAGAATCATTCACACCTGGTCGTGTGTGTACTGTCTGACTAAGACTAAAAAGCAGGACTAGACAGGAGGACTGATTCACATTTACGTCCATCCTGTTGATGCACACTTCAGACACGAGCCCCTGAGCTCCCCAGCTTTCCAGGATGGGCCACTTCCTGGAAAACAGCTGGCAGGCATAAAGCTCCAACACAAGGCAGGCACAGGACAGAAAGGGAAACATGCTctctgagagagagacacacacacacatgctcattcACTCCCACACAGTTACAGAGAGATGGGCACACACAGATGCCGAGAGAcacacatggagagagagagcgataggctgacacacacagatgcagagaaagagagacagacaggcaggcaCACACTGATGCAGAAAGACAGGCAGATACACACGCAGAGCAAGAGAGGGGGGCAGGCAGACCCacatggagagagggagacaggcagATAcacatggagagagagggagaggtagaCAGGTAGGCACACACAGatgcagagagacagaaagatgcagagagagagacaggcagatacACAtgcagagcgagagagggagacaggcagacccatatggagagagagagagagggagacaggcagATAcacatggagagagagggagagagagacaggcaggcacacacagatgcagagagatagaaagatgcagagagagagacaggcagatacACAtgcagagcgagagagggagacaggcagacccatatggagagagagagagagagagagacaggcaggcacacacagatgcagagagagagagacaggcagatacacatgcagttgaaaatgtgttgctggttaaagcacagcaggttaggcagcatcccaggaataggaaattcgacgtttcgggcataagcccttcatcaggttcctgatgaagggcttatgcccgaaacgtcgaatttcctgttccttggatgctgcctaacctgctgtgctttaaccagcaacacattttcaactgtgatctccagcatctgcagacctcattttttacccgaagatacACAtgcagagcgagagagggagacaggcagACCCAcatggggagagggagacaggcagaggcatgtgcacacacacacacagacagatagcaGTGAGGTTCCCTGTGGGATAACTACAGGAGAGTGTCTCCGTGCTGGAATCAGTTACATTTCCAGACCTTCCGCCCCCCCCCGGATCCCGGGCTCACCTTTCAGTTGGTATCCCATGCTGCTCCAAAGCTGTTTGAGGGTGTTCCCAGCTGCTCCGAGCTGAGCCATCCCCATCAGGGCTGTCGCTCCGTACGGGGAGAGCACCACGTTCCGCTTGCCGGCCGACGCTGCCACTTCCCGGAACAGGCGGATCCCGAAGTCGGTGCCCAGCTTGGAGACGGGGGGTCCGGCTGCGGCCTGGCGGGCGCTGACTGCGGCGGCGAGCAGGAAGGTGACCAGGGGCTGGAGGCTGATCATGGCGGTCTCTCTGGAAGGAGAACAGGGCAGACGGATTAGCTGCCAGccagacacacactgacccccccgactCGCGGGAGCTAGCTGGGAACAAATTGGCTGCTCAGCCGCAACACAGGAGGCCGCCATTTGGCCCACTTTGTCTCCACTGAGGGCTAGCAGAGACAAGAGACATTGTCCTTGGGAGGAGAGACTGTAGCactattttttcttcttttctttattaacccccacactaccgcctaactagAGCACTTTATGGGGAGTTTGGACGAAGGAGAGGCGATCTAATTGTGATGGACAAGATCCAAAAGACAAAGTCAAGAGGATGGTTCCCCCGTCTAGGTTTAAAACCCGAGATGAGGGGGAATAACTTAACTCAAATCTGTGGTATCCCCCCTCCCGGGGATACAGAGCACTCTGTAAATGGAAGGAGGAGATATTTTTAATTCGAAAGGGGAGGGGGTTGATGGCCGATCATTGCAGTCTCTCTGGGTCAAAAAAAATTCCGGGGAGCAAGCAGAAAAGTGGGTGCCAAGATGTGATCGGTTGTGTTTGCATTTCAACGTCACAGCGGGCTTGAGGGGCCGAACGGCCTCATCCTCGTCCTTACATCTTAGTCGCAACCCCCTGCCTCCTGCTCAGTACCCTGCGTATTCTTCCTTCACCTCAGTATAACtgagacgaggaggaatttcttcagcctgggggctctgtggaactcattgccacacagGGCTgcgtgtctttaagacagagagagagataagttCCTGGATTGATTGGGGGTGGAgttgagaaacagatcagccataactGAATGGCGGCTCAGACTAGACGGGCCAAGTGGGctgaggtgggtactgcagatgctggggattagagtggtgctggaaaagcacagcaggtcaggtagcatctgagggctcattcctgatgaagggcttttgcccgaaacatcgatttccctgcactccggatgctgcctgacctgctgtacttttccagcacctctctaatcttgactctagatgggccaaatggcctaattctgctgctatatCTCATGCAATCACGCTGCAGTCTAACTCTCGGGCAGATTCCTGCCACTCACTGAGTGAagtacacaggaacctcgattatctgaacgacatgggcagggaatattttattcggataatcaaatgttcgGATGACCCGAAATTCAGATCGTCgccatttggataatcgaggtttctctgtattaCTCGAGGATATCCAGAGGGAGTGCCAGGAGCTACTAGGATGCAGTTCCTTcttttcccccacctcccccccggAATCGCTCTCCCTGGGAAATGGCCATGAGCCAGCTGGGAACGCGGAAAGCAAGATCAAGGGCCTGAGTTGTGGGGAAGTGAAGACAGATCAGCCCAAACTTCAGTTGTCATCAGTACCATTGAGGGGgctgggtgggggagtgtggtgGTATGGGGGTTGGAAATCAGCAATCCTCACCACCTCCCCCAATCTGGaacccacccacccctcaacGATACCATGCATGAACGCAGACTTGTCTCATGCCCCCACAGTTGACTAGCTCAGTGTATTCTCTGGAGGGGGACAAGGGGGAGACAACCACAAACAGACGGTCCGAATAGACCTCCCAACGGGGAAATAGACGCTGCCGGACACGGGCCACAGCAGGATTCCAGCCGCGAAGCACGTTTTGGAAGGTTTGGAGAGGCGCTAAAGAAATGCAAGTTCATTCATTTCTGCGGTGGGAGCAGGTATTCAGACACAAATCTTCAGACGCGACAGAGGGCTGGCCGATCTGATTGAAGTTAATTATTTGAACTAAGGGTGTGTGAAAGAAAACTTTACTCAGCAAATAAGGGGAGTCTCCTGGCATTAATAGGGTAGCAGGCGGGGAGGATTGTAACAGCAATTCTAATTATTTATAGCTATGACATTGTTGAACCTGCACTTAATCCAGTTGAATAGATTAGGCAATGGTCTCAAATTTAACCTCCCAGCTCAGAAAGACGGTGTGGGGCTCCCTCCCTCAATGTAGTGGAGTGTTCAGGCTCCAGTGTGGGACTTCAACTCAACAACATTGTGACTCAGAACTCCCCTAGACATACGGAgtgcaaaaataaacagaactggAACAAAGTCACTTCCTGATGGACACAGAATTAGAACTCTGTCCCCACCCCGGTCGCAAACCAGTCTCAAGAGGGACTGGGTAAGAGCCCAGCTGTGTTGTCCTTTGTAACAAAACTGATCTCTCTCCAGACACCGCCTTCTAACAGCTAGTCTCAAAGGCAGTCCCAGCCATGCACATCAGTAGACATAACAAACATACATATCTCTCATATGCACAGTTCCTCTTaatcacacactgtctctcacatatACTCTCTTGATCACAATTACattgacagacacacatactctctctgtcactcagatgtgcacacacacgtgcacactctcacacatgcactctcactatctctctccctcccagtagCACAGCGATCTGAGATACACAGTTCAaccatcaactgcgcctggaggaccaaCAACTCGGCGAAAGACACTCTTTgggtaaaaaaaaatgaggtctgcagatgctggagatcacagctgaaaatgtgttgctggttaaagcacagcaggtcaggcagcatccaaggaataggaaatcctgaagaagggcttatgcccgaaacgtcgaattcctattccttggatgctgcctaacctgctgtgctttaaccagcaacacattttcagctcaggaaaGGCACTCTTTGGTCTGTTCAAAACCTGTTGGTGTTCCAGAACAAGGGAGGAGCTGTCCTTGACCcagtgttacagactggcacatccCAAGGTCtgggactatgtgctgagggatgcactaaggCTAAGGGCGACTGTTACTAAGGTgctgtggggaaagaccactgtctgaggtcttcctgtcaaagttaaatgggggtctgttcagttattggaccctccctGTGCCTCAAACGTATGTAACTATCATCTTGTAGGAGTAGGAAATGTCTTTAGTTTGATGGatggagtcaaactccaatgtttgtttcttcatacGTAACTGTACAAACGCAAATTGCTTTATGGGAAGATATTTTTATGACTAAAGcagatttttgaaattaaaaaaaaatacagtgcaCAGAAAAAGCCAGGAGTaaacacacccacagacacacacaccactttTAAACTGGGAGTCATACATCCACAAACAGCCTCACAAAGCAATAGAGACACATATTCTCTCAATCACACACAGGCACAATGACAGATGGACACCCACACTTTTGCACAATTGATCTCTCTCGTTAGTAGCTCAAGGGTTACAGGTACACTGATTCGGAAAgacgctgaaaaatgtgttgctggaaaagcgcagcaggtcaggcagcatccaaggagcgctcatgctcgaaacgtccattctcctgctccttgggtgctgcctgacctgctgcgcttttccagcagcacatttttcagctctgatctccagcatctgcagtcctcactttctcctagttgattcgGAAAGACTTCAGGGCAAATTCCCACAGAGCCAGGGAGCCATGTACACACATGCAAAGGGGATCATACAGAGGGGCAGATTTAATATTACACAGAAAGGcaggtacatacacacacagacacaaatattgTGTTAGGGACAAAATAAGACACAAATTTCGTGTCAGGAATAAACACGCACAAATATTGGGTCAGGAATAAAAACACACAAATGTAgtgtcaggaaaaaaaacacatacaAATATAGTGTC is a genomic window of Hemiscyllium ocellatum isolate sHemOce1 chromosome 44, sHemOce1.pat.X.cur, whole genome shotgun sequence containing:
- the serpine1 gene encoding plasminogen activator inhibitor 1 yields the protein MISLQPLVTFLLAAAVSARQAAAGPPVSKLGTDFGIRLFREVAASAGKRNVVLSPYGATALMGMAQLGAAGNTLKQLWSSMGYQLKDKGVPLALRHLQKDLTAKSNRDIVYSANSVFIQRSMQLPDAYLKNYRRAFNGWPKQIYFQDAAMATYLINKWVEIQTRGMIPKFLRPDVLDPVLTRMVLINAVYFKGLWKLPFPIEATHQRVFYKEDGTKILVPMMSQSAKLNASEFVTPSGVDYDVIELPYHGETLSMYIVAPFDKKVPLSALTDIITASLVDEWAQSLETVKRQLVLPKFSLESEVDLRKPLMALGITDIFNARKADFSKISTSEQLFVAKTLQKVKIEVNESGTKASAASAAILYERMAPFEVVIDRPFLFLVRHNPTGTILFLGQVMEP